The following coding sequences are from one Rutidosis leptorrhynchoides isolate AG116_Rl617_1_P2 chromosome 11, CSIRO_AGI_Rlap_v1, whole genome shotgun sequence window:
- the LOC139874563 gene encoding uncharacterized protein, with translation MSGETVKEMTSRFAKLEKFEGADFRRWQKNMQFLLTTLKLVYVLSTPRPAESDDETMEHARLRSKWDNDDLMCRGHILNGMSDVLFDVYNSVESAKELWDKLEAKYMAEDASSKKFLVSNFNNYKIVDTRPIMEQFHEILRILGQFTKHNISVDETFTVSSIIDKLPSSWQDFKHTLKHKKEDMNLNE, from the coding sequence ATGTCCGGTGAAACTGTGAAAGAAATGACTTCAAGGTTTGCAAAATTGGAGAAATTTGAAGGGgcagattttaggagatggcaaaagaataTGCAATTTCTTTTGACCACATTGAAATTGGTTTATGTGTTGTCAACTCCAAGGCCCGCTGAATCGGATGACGAGACAATGGAACATGCCCGGTTAAGGAGCAAATGGGACAACGATGACTTGATGTGTCGTGGCCACATTCTAAATGGTATGTCCGATGTTTTATTTGATGTTTACAATTCGGTTGAATCGGCAAAGGAACTTTGGGATAAATTGGAGGCCAAGTATATGGCCGAGGATGCGTCTAGCAAGAAGTTCCTTGTTAGCAATTTCAACAATTACAAGATTGTTGATACTAGGCCCATCATGGAGCAATTCCATGAGATCCTTAGGATCTTGGGGCAATTTACCAAACACAACATAAGTGTGGATGAAACTTTCACGGTTTCATCCATCATTGACAAATTGCCATCTTCATGGCAAGATTTTAAACACACACTTAAACACAAGAAAGAAgatatgaatttgaatgagtag